From the Tachysurus fulvidraco isolate hzauxx_2018 chromosome 21, HZAU_PFXX_2.0, whole genome shotgun sequence genome, the window aaagaaaatgacctGTGTGGAGTTATACACTTCACCGGTCAGTGGTTTTATTCTTATGGCTGATCGGTGTCAGCGACCCTACGtagacacctgaacatcacacctAGTCGTGGGCCACAACGCTGGAAGCACACAGTTGTACAGTTtcctttaaatgtaaacaacagGCTCAAACACTGTTCCAGCAAAACAATGAACCTGTGCACAAGCTAAAgccagctccatgaagacatgtgGAGTGAAAAAACTTGGAAATGCCCTGACCCTGAAAACCCCACTGAACATctctgggatgaactggaactggataCTCCTCAACATCCTGACATCATGTCTGAtatgatctcactaatgctcttgttgcTGAACGattccccacagacacactccaacatctggtggaaagccttcccagaaaagAAGAGTGGAGATTGATGGGTACTTTTGATGGTGAGACATCCACAATAACATAAACATCAACATAACTCTGCACAATGGTATAAACTATATTACATATCTATTACATAATACATTGCGTATTCAGTCTATCTCAGATGCACGTTGCCGGTTGTAGAAAAAGGGAGTGAAGTGATCATCTACATTCCACCAATCAGAAGCCGAGCTCGGTCCTGACCACTATAAAGCCTCCAGACCTTTCTCACATAGTTGTCTTCCTCTTAAAGCCCAAGTCTTAATGCAGGACAGTCTACTTTTCTGGCTCTTCTCAACCTGAGCTTGGATGTGCAGTCAGTCTTTCCTGTGCGCACCGGTGGATGAATAAACCCAAGCGTCATATGTTTCATTTAGAGGAGTTCCGTGTTTTTATTCCGACTTCCAAATTTCCACAGTAATGGCTATCAATACAGATGCCGAGTTTGAGAGGAGTGAAATAAGCGAGAGCAGCGGAGGAGGAGTCGGCGGTGCAGGAGGCGGCGGGACCGCGACGGAATTCAGAGACACGCAGAAACTTCTTGGCGTCGTCGTGGACGACGGTAAAGACGGGCACGACTCCCGTTCCGACTCCCGACGACCCAGTGTCAGGTCGCTGAAGTCGCTGAAATCCCTGAGCGTTGAGCAGAACAGCTACAAGTCCACAGGGACCGGAGGTCTCCAGTCACCGCCGCGCTCTCCGGCACCGGAGCGCAACGAGCCCGAGCCACGCAGCTACATGTGGCTCGCGCTCTTTTCGTGCTTCTGTCCCGCACTGCCGCTCAACGTCATCGCACTGTACTTCTCACATGCGGTGAGTCGGTCTTCACACCTCAACCTAATGTCCTGAAAGCCAGATACCACACCCTAGGTTTGCGTGATTGAGTACAAGGCGacatttatacatattatatatctaataatttGCATATCTTATATACTCTATTGTATCTATCCATTATATCCCccaaatattattttatgtgtagCCTTTTTTTAAGCATATGAAGCAAATGAAGGgtgtcaaaaaaaaatgtaagggTCCCTTAAATCTGGTATCACaggagaaaagtaaaaaaataaaataaaataaactgtctAAACGTCTACTGTTACTTAATACCTCAATTTTCCATCAATGGTGTGTCAGGATGTGGATGTTCCTAAACCATTTCAAATAATAtagaatgaaacaaaaaagacacttaatataattgaattatactgaaacacacagtCTAATAATACATTGACCTAAACTACCTGAATCTATTGCCTCAATATCCTGATTACTGTAAATACCGAAAGATTAAAATGACACAAGACTTATTTGCTTTTCCTTCAGTAGCTCAGGCCTTAAATTCAGATCTTATAATAAAATGGATTTGGCGCAAAGGAAACAGGTGATGAATTAAATTCTagaaaatattatacatttcaGGATCGTTccttaagataaaaaaaagtattatttgtattttattttaagttttccATTGATGTATTATTCAATATGATTTAAAATATCTGTTGAATGTCAAGGCGAAAAATAGAACAGTGTAATTAATGATAAACGAAGAATCCATTTACATGAACCATTTTTATAACGTGAATGTATGAACGTTGCAGATATAAAGTAATACCTGAAACTTGACAAGCACCATTTTTAGGCCTGTGGATTATACAGTATTGTGATTATGAGTGTGAGTGcagtatttttataatttattgtaaTATGGAAAGAACGCTGTCTTAGaaattgggtaaaaaaaaagtttgcagcTCTCGGGATGTAGAAGCCCAAGCCCAAGtgtttgtataaatgtttttataatgaaGTACTGTTACATTTCATATGCTGGAGAATCTGATCATCTCAGTCCAGTGCTTGATGaagttgtgtgtctgtgtttgtgggACAGTCCCGCTCCATGACCCAGGCTAAGGATTATGATGGAGCTAGGAGACTGGGACGGCGTTCGATGCTCTTCAGTATCATGGCCATTGCTGTTGGTCTGAGTATAATCATTTATCTGGTGATCACAGGtaaatacacaatcacacaaatccacacaattCCAGCCCACCATGTCCGTCTGCCAAGTCTCCCTGtcgctctttctctttctgtgtttCCTAGAGAGCTGATGCGGTGTCGTGTAGGAAGCCTTTATATCACGGACGATCGGTCTGGCATGCTGCGTCTTTCCCAGAACGTGAACGCCGTCCTCGAGATCTTAAAGGACTAGAATATCTTGCACTACaattacaaacatacaaaagtgTCATGCCTTATCATATCTCGGACAATATGCGAAATAGTTTGGATTCATTCCTCGTGCATGCTCGGTCTCCGTCCGCTGAGATAGCAGACGTCATCCACGTGGGGCGTGTCCTATCTGAAGGGTGCAGCCAGATTAACTGCCCTGAGCTGAAATCTGCCATTAAAAGCttgaaaagcagaaagaaacaaaaattcaCAATAATTCTATGGACAATGATGATTTCTATAAATTCTATAGATTTTCGTAACTCCTTCAATCCAAATGCAAGCgtgttatttgtattttaatcatCAAAAATGATACATTTGGGGGGAAAATGGTTCGTgcacagcaaaaaaaagtgGGGGATGaacttgaataataataataataataataataataataataataataataataataataagtttgcTGATATTGTTTACATTTGCTTCTTTGGTTTGACACAGTTTCTGAATTAACAgatccccccacccccaccccccccacacacactctgacaagCACAGAGTTTATGATCCCCAAACCACCAACTGAGCCACAGGTGaggctttttaaaatgtatttaatacagtTTTATGCGTAAATAAGTAATAGGAAGGTGGCTGGTCCGCATCCTGTGCCATTTACATTGACGCAGTGCTTGTATGTCTTGAAATCTTTAAAGGTTTGTTACATCATAATATATGCAAATGAGGTGTGAATATTGTATGAAGCATCAGATTGTATGAAACATTAGTTAGACatgtttttcatgtattttcaaGCACATTTCTTGCACGTCTTGAAATAAACATGCCTGGTTAATCCTCGTGTGTTGACCTAAATATGTACTTTTGTTCCATCCTATAACAATAAGACTCCTAGGTTAGCATGCGGAGATTCGTTAAAAATGTCTCTAATTACTCTAAGCCTGTAGGATTTTAGCTCCTACGAGAAAATCCTGTTAAATGTGTTGGTGAGCTCGGGTGAAAATCAGCCAAAAAGACTCGGTATCAATCAGCCACCGAGGGCTGAGAAACCCAGAGATCAGAGGAGACAGAGGAGAGCTTGCTAATCGATACGCTGTCTCCATAAGTGCACTTCTTTCATATGTCTGTGCATTTAGTCATTACCAGCTTCCATGTGCATTTAGTCATTACCAGCTACGGAGCGAGCGAGGCACGGATGGCTGAGGCAGACTCTAGAGCTCCATCAGAAACTAGAGCTGTTTTGTCCTGGCGCTTTAGGATTATCACATAAAATATCTTTCATCTGAGTGGTTAAACCCATGAGAGAGCATGCAGAGGAAACAGGAGCTCACAATACCACCAGAAAAGTAGATAAGATTCATTACtacaatattacacacaatATATTGTTAAAGGCTTGCTAGTGCTCAGGATCAGGATCGGATTAAATGCACTTAGAAATGATCTTCTGAACTTTTAACATTTTTCATGACAGGGCTACTGTACATTTTCAGCAGGTTTCTGTAGCCTCCCAAACCACAGAACCACTAAAGATTTTTAGAGCCACTGAAATCCATAAAGATTTTTGATGTGAAGTGGAAATAACGATAAAAGCACACATCTTGGTATAAAAGGCCTTGTGATGGAGAAACCTAGTCTGGTATTTATTCCTTACTCGGAATCCGGTGTCAGAGCTTTATACTTTacttattaaaaagaaatactgtacataGGAGTTATTGCTGATCATCAGAGACGGTTCCTTAGCGGTTTTAAACACGTTCCGAGGAAGTGTCGTTAAATCTGTGGTCCTTTATCGAGTCCTGTGgtctgacatgatttatttcCAAACTTTCAGACACATCTAACAGACGATCTTTATctaaaaaatgatataaagaGCTCTCGAAGAGCACTGTGACACTGTAGAGAGAAACTCTATGCACTGTTTGACATGCTATGATATCTATTAtagtgtatttttgtgtatagtgtttacACAACAGCAGGTTGTAACTGGAGATTTTGTCACCTCAAAACATAACggagggggtcacggtggcttagtggttagcacgttcgcctcacacctccagggttgggggttcgattcccgcctccgccttgtgtgtgtggagtttgcatgttctccccgtgcctcgggggtttcctccgggtactccggtttcctcccccggtccaaagacatgcatggtaggttgattggcatctctggaaaattgtccgtagtgtgtgtgtgtgtgtgtgagtgaatgagagtgtgtgtgccctgtgatgggttggcactccgtccagggtgtatcctgcctcgatgcccgatgccgcctgagataggcacaggctccccgtgacccaagaagttcagataagtggtagaaaatgaaaatatgaaaaacatCAGAGATGCCACGGGCTACTATGTGAATTT encodes:
- the trarg1b gene encoding trafficking regulator of GLUT4 (SLC2A4) 1b, which produces MAINTDAEFERSEISESSGGGVGGAGGGGTATEFRDTQKLLGVVVDDGKDGHDSRSDSRRPSVRSLKSLKSLSVEQNSYKSTGTGGLQSPPRSPAPERNEPEPRSYMWLALFSCFCPALPLNVIALYFSHASRSMTQAKDYDGARRLGRRSMLFSIMAIAVGLSIIIYLVITES